In Paramicrobacterium humi, the genomic stretch GCCTCGTTCACCGTGATGGGCTTCGTCTTCGGCGGCCGGGCGCCGCCGACGCTGCCTGCGCCCTCCCAGCCCTCGAGGATGACGGTCTCGAGCGACGGCGACTGCACGGCGAGCTCGTCGAGCGTGATCTTCAGCCGCTGGCGCAGCTCACGGCCCACGTCGTCCTTCGATGACGTGCGCGTCTTGGCGACCAGCCGCAGCACGATCGCGTCCTCCGACACCGACTCGATTCCCCACAGCTCGGGAGCGTCGAGAAAGTGCGTGCGCCACTTCGCCTCATGAGAAAGCGCGACAGCCGTCTCGAGAAGTCGCTCGCGGACGGTGTCGAGGTCGGCGTCGTACGGCACGGCGAGGTCGATGATCAGTCGGGACCAGCCCTGCGACATGTTGCCGACGCGGAGGATCTCCCCGTTGCGCACGAACCACAGCACGCCGTTGACGTCCCGGATCTGGGTGATGCGGATGCCGACGCGCTCGACGACGCCCGTCGCGGAGCCCACGTCCACGACATCGCCGACGCCGAGCTGGTCCTCGATGACCATGAAGATGCCGTTGAGCACGTCCTTCACGATGTTCTGGGCGCCGAAGCCGAGGCCGGCACCGACGGCGGCCGAGAGCAGGGCGAACGAGCTCAGGATGCCGGGGGACACCGCGTGGATGATGAGCAGCACCGCGATGACGACGATGACGACGTTGACGATGTTGGTGAGCACCGAGCCGAGAGTTCTCGTGCGCTGCACAACACGCACCGCGGCGAGCGGGGAGGCGGCGAGCGCCTGCGTGTCGTCGACGCCGTGGCCCTTCTTCACACCGCTGACGATGCTCAACACGCCGCGGTGGATGATCACGTGCAGCGCCCACGTGACAAGAACCGCGCAGACGATGATGAGCACGACGTGCACGAGAACGCCGAGCGGCGAATCGAAGAAGTCCGCGACGCTTTTCCAGAAGGCTGACACGAGTGCGAGTGTATCCGTGAGAGGTTCGCGGTTGCTGTGACACGGTGCCGGCCCGCCGCTCGAGGCGGGCCGGCACCGTCACGCCCGTCAGGGCGTGTCGCGTGCCTGTGCGGCGAGAGCGCGCTCCACGCCCGCGAGGTTCTCCACGACGAGCCGTCGCAGCGCCGCCGGCTCCTCATGAGCGTCGAGCCATGCGCGCGTGGCATCGCGCAGAGCCTCGTTCGCGATCGGAGAGGGATAGAAGCCGACGGCGACGTACTCCGCGATCTTGTAGGTGCGGCTGTTCCAGATGTCGAGAACGGACTGGAAGTAGCGCTCGATGTACGGCTCGAGAATCTCGGAGTCCGTCGCCCGCAGGAACCCGAGCGACGTGCTGCGCACGATCGTGTTCGGCAGGGCGTCCTGATCGAGAACTGACGCCCACGCGGCCTGCTTGCCCTCCGCGGTGGGGATCGCGGCGCGAGCGTGGGCGGCGGACTGCTGGCCGCTTGCCGTATTGTCCGACGCGAGCGCCTGCTCGATCTCGTCGTCTCCCGCGCGACCGCCCGCGACGAGAGCGATGAGAAGCTCCCAGCCGAGATCGGTGTCCACGTCCAGGCCCTCGAGCGGGAACCGTCCTTCGCGCAGGCCCTGCACGGAGTCGAGCTGCTCAGGGGTCTCCGCGACGGCGGCGAAGAACTTCACGAACTGGAACTGCGCGTCGCTTGCCGGCTCGGCGTCGTTCGCGAGCTGCCACAACGCGTCCGCGACGCGCTGGAGCGTCGCGCGCTGGCGCGAGGGCGACACGTAGTGCGAGGCGGCGAGCACGAGCTGGTTGAGCGTCGTGCGCAGCGTCGTCGACTCCGTCTCGGTCGCGATGTTGTTGAGGACGAGGTCGACGTAGTCGCTCGCGGGCGTCTCGGCGTCGCGGGTCGAATCCCACGCGGATCCCCACACCAGCGCGCGGGCGAGCGGGCTCTCGATGCTCGACAGGTGCTCGATCGCGACGCGGAGCGACTGCTCGTCGAGCCGGATCTTGGCGTAGGCGAGATCGTCGTCGTTCACGAGGACGAGATCCGGGCGCGTCGCGCCGATCGCCTCGGCGACCGCCGTGCGCTCACCGTCGACGTCGAGCTCGAAACGCTTGTCGCGGACGAGTCGGCCCTCGTGGAGGTTGTAGAAGCCGATGGCGAGACGGTGCGGACGAAGCGTCGGGTAGTCCTCCGCCGCGGTCTGCACGACGTCGAAGGACGTGATCGTGCCTTCCGCGTCGGTGCCGATCTCGGGTCGGAGCGTGTTGACGCCGGCGGTCTCGAGCCAGAGCTTCGACCAGCTGGCGAGCTCACGGCCGCTCGTGGCCTCCAGCTCGGCGAGAAGGTCGGAAAGCTCGGTGTTGCCGTACGCGTGCTTCTTGAAGTACTGGGAGACCCCGGCGAAGAACGCCTCCTCGCCGACCCAGGCGACGAGCTGTTTGAGAACCGATCCGCCCTTCGCGTAGGTGATGCCGTCGAAGTTGACCTGCACGTCCTCGAGGTCCCGGATCGTCGCGACGACCGGGTGCGTCGACGGCAGCTGGTCCTGCTTGTACGCCCAGCTCTTCTCCATCGCCTGGAACGTGGTCCACGCCTGCGACCATTCCGTTGCCTCGGCCGTGGAGATCGTCGACGCCCACTCGGCGAACGACTCGTTGAGCCACAGGTCGTTCCACCACTTCATCGTGACGAGGTCGCCGAACCACATGTGCGCGAGCTCGTGCAGGATCGTGACGACGCGGCGCTCCTTGATGGCATCCGTCACCTTGGAGCGGAACACGTACGTCTCGGTGAAGGTGACCGCGCCCGCGTTCTCCATGGCGCCGGCGTTGAACTCCGGCACGAAGAGCTGGTCGTACTTCTCGAACGGGTACGCGTAGTCGAACTTCTCCTCGTAGTAGGCGAAGCCCTCACGCGTCTTCTCGAAGATGTAGTCCGCATCGAGATACTCGAACAGGCTCTTGCGCGCGAACACGCCAAGCGGAATCGTGCGGCCGTCCCTGCTCGTGAGCTCGCTGCGCACGACTTCGTAGGGCCCCGCGACGATCGCGGTGATGTAGCTCGAGATGACGGGAGTCGGCTCAAAGCGCCACGTCGCGGCATCCTGACCCTCGGCCACGGGATCGGGAGTGGGAGAGTTCGACACGACCTGCCATTCGGCGGGGGCGGTGATCGTGAACTGGAACGTGGCCTTGAGATCGGGCTGCTCGAACACCGCGAAGACGCGGCGCGAGTCGGGAACCTCGAACTGGCTGTACAAGTACACCTCGCCGTCGACGGGATCGACGAAGCGGTGAAGCCCCTCACCCGTGTTGGTGTAGCGCATGTCGGCGTCGACGACGAGCTCGTTCTCGGCGGCGAGACCCTCCAGCTGGATGCGGGCGCCGTCGGCGACTTGCGCGGGATCGAGCTCGCGACCGTTCAGCGTGACGGCGTGCACCCGGTAGGTGATCGCGTCGATGAAGCTCGAGGCGCCCTCGCTCGCCGTGAACCGCACGGTCGTCGTGCTGCGGAAGGTCTCGGCGCCCTGTGTGAGGTCGAGCGCGACCGCGTAGCTCTGCGTCGCGATCAGGTTCTTGCGCTCTTGCGCCTCGACCCGAGTGAGGTTCTCTCCTGGCACGTCTTGCTCCTATCGACATCGTGGATCGTGTCCAACGACCCAGCGTAGCGCCGCGCTCTCTGCCGTAGGGTGAAACCATGAGCAGCTCTTCCGACACAACGACCGTTGACTTCTGGTTCGACCCCTCGTGCCCGTGGGCGTGGATGACCTCGCGCTGGGTCGACGAGGTCGCACAGCACCGCAGCCTCGACGTGACCTGGCACATCATGAGCCTCGCCGTCCTCAACGAGGACACCGACGTCAGCGACGACTACCGTGCGTTCTTCCCGCGCGCTCTGCGCTACACGCGTCTCGTCGCCGCCGCAGCCGAACTGCACGGCCAGGGGATCGTGAAACCGCTGTACGACGCGCTCGGCACGCGCATCCACCCGGGCGGCAGCACGAACGCCGACGCGGTCATCGCCGGCGCCCTCGAGGAGGTCGGGCTGCCCGCCGACTTCGCGCGCTACTCCGAGAGCGACGAGTACGACGAGCAGATGCGGGCCTCGCACTTCGACGGCATCAACCGAGTCGGGCAAGACGTCGGCACGCCCGTGATCGCCGTGAACGGCGTCGCGTTCTTCGGTCCCGTGATCTCCCCGGCCCCGAAGGGCGAGCAGGCGCTCACCCTGTGGGACGGCGTCGTCGCGGCGGCCTCGTACCCGGGATTCTTCGAGCTCAAGCGCTCGCGCACGGTCGGCCCGCAGTTCGACTGACGGCAGGATAGGACCATGCGCATTCACATCGCCACCGACCACGCCGGCCTCGAGTTCAGCCGCAAGCTGCAGGACTACCTGCGTGACAAGGGGCACGAGGTCATCGACCACGGTCCGAGCGAGTACGACCCGCTCGACGACTATCCCGCGTTCTGCATCAACGCCGCGCACGCGGTCGTCGTCGATCAGACCGCGGGCGTCGAGGCGCTCGGCGTCGTCTTCGGCGGCTCGGGAAACGGCGAGCAGATCGCGGCGAACAAGGTCAAGGGCGCCCGCGCGGCGCTCGTGTGGAACACCTCGACAGCCGAACTCGCGCGCGACCACAACGACGCGAACGTGATCTCGATCGGGGCGCGCCAGCACAGCTACGAGGACGTGCTCTCCTTCATCGACACGTTCATCGCCCACCCGTTCAGCGGGGACGAGCGGCACGCTCGCCGCATCGCCCAGCTCGCCGAGTACGAGCAGACCGGCGACATCGCCGGAAAGGTCATCGATCACTGATGCCCGAGGGCCACTCCGTCCACCGCATCGCCCGGCAGTTCGAGCACAACTTCGCGGGCCGTCGCGTGGCGGCATCCTCACCGCAGGGTCGATTCGTCGAGGGCGCCGCGCTGCTCGACGGGCGCACGCTCGAGCGCGTCTTCGCCGTCGGCAAGCAGATGTTCGCCGACTTCGGCGATGACGTGTGGCTGCGCGTGCACTTGGGCATCTACGGGGCGTGGGACTTCGCGGGCGAGATCTCCGTCGATCCGACGATCGCGTCGGCGAACGGTCGCATGGGACAGACGAACCAGCACGGCACCGACATGGCGCTCACCGTGCTCGATGAGGCGGGGGAGAACTCGCTTGCGAGCATCGGGGCGCCGCGGCGAGCGCGCGTGCGCATGTCGGAGCAGACGAAGGGCGACACCGACGTCGAGTGGGACCGCTTCCCGCCCGAGCCCGTCGGGGCCGTGCGACTTCGTCTGCTGACCGAGCACACGGTCGCGGACCTGCGCGGGCCGACGGCCTGCGAGATCCGCGACGGGCGCCAGGTGCAGCAGGTCATCGACAAGCTCGGCCCCGATCCGGCGCATGACGACAGCGCGGAGGCGGAGGAGCGCTTCGTGCAGACGGTGCGCAAGAAGCAGACGCCGATCGGGCTCCTGCTCATGGACCAGAGCGTCGTGAGCGGCATCGGCAACGTGTACCGCGCGGAGCTGCTGTATCGCGCGCGACTCGACCCGCACACCCCCGGGCGCGACGTGCCCGAGGAGCTCGTGCGCGAGCTCTGGCGGGATTGGGTGCGACTGCTGCGCATCGGCATCGAGACAGGGCAGATGATGACGATGGACGGGCTCACGGGCGAGGACTACGCGAAGGCGATGGCCAACCGCGCCGACCGGCACTGGGTGTACAAGCGCGAAGGGCTGCCGTGCCGCGTGTGCGGAACCAACATCGTGCTCGAGGAGATGGGCAACCGCAAGCTCTACTGGTGCCCCGGATGCCAGCTCTAGGAGCCGACGCATGAGCGAGTTCCGCTTGAGCGCGGCGACCCCGGGCTCGGGCGCCGTGCGCACGCTTCTGAACGCCCGGCTGGCCGGCGAGGACGCGCTCGTCGACATCGAGATGACGGATGCCGCCATCACGGCGATCCGCCCGGCGCGGTTCGCCGCGACGCGCGGCGAAGCGACCGACCTCGACGGGCGCGTCGTCGTCCCGGGCCTGTGGGACCATCACGTCCACTTCACGATGTGGTCGATCGCGAGCACGCGCGTCGACGTGTCCGGAGCGACATCGCCTGCTCAAGCGGCGCGCATCGTGCAATCGGCGGCCGCCGATGCGGAACTCGTCGTGGGCGTCGGCTTCCGGGACGCGCTGTGGGCGGAAGTCCCCAGCGCGGAGGTCCTCGACGTGGCGCTCGGGGAGCGGCCCACCGTGCTCGTCTCGGCCGACCTGCACTCCACGTGGCTGAACTCCGCCGCGATGTGGCGTTTCAACGTAGACCCGGGCTTTGGCGGCCTGCTGAGGGAAGAGGACGCCTTCCGGGTGCAGAAGCTTCTCGACGAAGTTCCCGACTACGTCTCCGACCGGTGGGCGAGCGAAGCGGCCGACGCCGCGGCCGCCCGCGGTGTGGTGGGCATCACGGACATGGAGATGACCTGGAACCGCGACGTGTGGGCGCGACGCGCTCAAGCCGGCGCGACACAGCTGCGCGTCCGCTTCGGGATCTACAGCCAGGATCTCGAGCGCGCCGTCGCCGAGCGGATGCACACAGGACAGCTCATCCCGCATGCCCACGGGCTCGTGAGCGTCGGACCGTTCAAAGTCATCACCGACGGCTCGCTCAACACGCGAACGGCATACTGCGACGACGCGTACGCCGGCGTCAGCGGACCGTCGGCCACCGGCATCCTGAACGTCTCGTCCGAACGGCTCCACGCTCTCATGAGCCGGGCGACGGCCGCGGGGCTCGACTGCGCCGTGCACGCGATCGGCGACCGAGCGATCGGGCTGGCTCTCGACGCGTTCCGCGACACGGGCGCCAGGGGGAGCATCGAGCACGCCCAGCTTGTGCGCCCCGATGATGTGCAGCGCATGCGCGAGCTCGGCGTGACGGCGAGCGTTCAGCCTGAGCATGCGATGGACGATCGCGACATCGCTGACCGCGAATGGCCCGGACGCACCGGCCGCGCATTCCAGTTGCGTAGCTTCCTCGACGCGGGCGTTCCCCTCGCCCTCGGTTCT encodes the following:
- a CDS encoding mechanosensitive ion channel family protein, producing MSAFWKSVADFFDSPLGVLVHVVLIIVCAVLVTWALHVIIHRGVLSIVSGVKKGHGVDDTQALAASPLAAVRVVQRTRTLGSVLTNIVNVVIVVIAVLLIIHAVSPGILSSFALLSAAVGAGLGFGAQNIVKDVLNGIFMVIEDQLGVGDVVDVGSATGVVERVGIRITQIRDVNGVLWFVRNGEILRVGNMSQGWSRLIIDLAVPYDADLDTVRERLLETAVALSHEAKWRTHFLDAPELWGIESVSEDAIVLRLVAKTRTSSKDDVGRELRQRLKITLDELAVQSPSLETVILEGWEGAGSVGGARPPKTKPITVNEAPRLGRLKPKRKPKGTA
- a CDS encoding ribose-5-phosphate isomerase, which gives rise to MRIHIATDHAGLEFSRKLQDYLRDKGHEVIDHGPSEYDPLDDYPAFCINAAHAVVVDQTAGVEALGVVFGGSGNGEQIAANKVKGARAALVWNTSTAELARDHNDANVISIGARQHSYEDVLSFIDTFIAHPFSGDERHARRIAQLAEYEQTGDIAGKVIDH
- a CDS encoding mycothiol-dependent nitroreductase Rv2466c family protein; protein product: MSSSSDTTTVDFWFDPSCPWAWMTSRWVDEVAQHRSLDVTWHIMSLAVLNEDTDVSDDYRAFFPRALRYTRLVAAAAELHGQGIVKPLYDALGTRIHPGGSTNADAVIAGALEEVGLPADFARYSESDEYDEQMRASHFDGINRVGQDVGTPVIAVNGVAFFGPVISPAPKGEQALTLWDGVVAAASYPGFFELKRSRTVGPQFD
- a CDS encoding amidohydrolase, producing MSEFRLSAATPGSGAVRTLLNARLAGEDALVDIEMTDAAITAIRPARFAATRGEATDLDGRVVVPGLWDHHVHFTMWSIASTRVDVSGATSPAQAARIVQSAAADAELVVGVGFRDALWAEVPSAEVLDVALGERPTVLVSADLHSTWLNSAAMWRFNVDPGFGGLLREEDAFRVQKLLDEVPDYVSDRWASEAADAAAARGVVGITDMEMTWNRDVWARRAQAGATQLRVRFGIYSQDLERAVAERMHTGQLIPHAHGLVSVGPFKVITDGSLNTRTAYCDDAYAGVSGPSATGILNVSSERLHALMSRATAAGLDCAVHAIGDRAIGLALDAFRDTGARGSIEHAQLVRPDDVQRMRELGVTASVQPEHAMDDRDIADREWPGRTGRAFQLRSFLDAGVPLALGSDAPVAPLDPWTGIASAVTRSRDGRQPWHPEQRITAREALAASTRLGRIAPQQGDLADLAILDNDPLRTPAESLRTMPVSGTLLGGRWTHSTL
- the pepN gene encoding aminopeptidase N is translated as MPGENLTRVEAQERKNLIATQSYAVALDLTQGAETFRSTTTVRFTASEGASSFIDAITYRVHAVTLNGRELDPAQVADGARIQLEGLAAENELVVDADMRYTNTGEGLHRFVDPVDGEVYLYSQFEVPDSRRVFAVFEQPDLKATFQFTITAPAEWQVVSNSPTPDPVAEGQDAATWRFEPTPVISSYITAIVAGPYEVVRSELTSRDGRTIPLGVFARKSLFEYLDADYIFEKTREGFAYYEEKFDYAYPFEKYDQLFVPEFNAGAMENAGAVTFTETYVFRSKVTDAIKERRVVTILHELAHMWFGDLVTMKWWNDLWLNESFAEWASTISTAEATEWSQAWTTFQAMEKSWAYKQDQLPSTHPVVATIRDLEDVQVNFDGITYAKGGSVLKQLVAWVGEEAFFAGVSQYFKKHAYGNTELSDLLAELEATSGRELASWSKLWLETAGVNTLRPEIGTDAEGTITSFDVVQTAAEDYPTLRPHRLAIGFYNLHEGRLVRDKRFELDVDGERTAVAEAIGATRPDLVLVNDDDLAYAKIRLDEQSLRVAIEHLSSIESPLARALVWGSAWDSTRDAETPASDYVDLVLNNIATETESTTLRTTLNQLVLAASHYVSPSRQRATLQRVADALWQLANDAEPASDAQFQFVKFFAAVAETPEQLDSVQGLREGRFPLEGLDVDTDLGWELLIALVAGGRAGDDEIEQALASDNTASGQQSAAHARAAIPTAEGKQAAWASVLDQDALPNTIVRSTSLGFLRATDSEILEPYIERYFQSVLDIWNSRTYKIAEYVAVGFYPSPIANEALRDATRAWLDAHEEPAALRRLVVENLAGVERALAAQARDTP
- a CDS encoding Fpg/Nei family DNA glycosylase; translation: MPEGHSVHRIARQFEHNFAGRRVAASSPQGRFVEGAALLDGRTLERVFAVGKQMFADFGDDVWLRVHLGIYGAWDFAGEISVDPTIASANGRMGQTNQHGTDMALTVLDEAGENSLASIGAPRRARVRMSEQTKGDTDVEWDRFPPEPVGAVRLRLLTEHTVADLRGPTACEIRDGRQVQQVIDKLGPDPAHDDSAEAEERFVQTVRKKQTPIGLLLMDQSVVSGIGNVYRAELLYRARLDPHTPGRDVPEELVRELWRDWVRLLRIGIETGQMMTMDGLTGEDYAKAMANRADRHWVYKREGLPCRVCGTNIVLEEMGNRKLYWCPGCQL